In Sparus aurata chromosome 24, fSpaAur1.1, whole genome shotgun sequence, the genomic stretch TTTGGACGAACCATGTGGGGTTCCTGCGCCATTCAGGCCCTTTGTTATCAGGACAGGTTGGAAACACCCGCAGCCATTGTGATCACAGACCTACAGCCCAGACATGTTATATTAAATGCTCTTGGCTAAAGGCTGCAGTTATGTACTGGACATCCCGTTATTTGTAGCTGCGGCACGCGATGGTGCACCGGCATCAGCATCCAGATTACACAAGGAGGCTGCTGCAGGGGAGGGTTATACTCTGGCGCCCTCCTCTGGAGAGACACCGGAAACATCAATTAGCCTGCGAGGCATGGGCAGGAAGAGCACTGGAATTTGATTACTCACAATCCAATTGTGTTATCTCAATTGCACTCAAACAACTTCAATTAAACGTGAATGTTCCATCTTATATTCTTACATAAACTGTTCAAGTAAAATGCATCTATCATGTTGAGTCAATGTAAATACATCTAATAACTTAAATTAGATCAATGCAGACGTATAGGCTACATGAAACCTTGTGATTGTATTGAATCATTATGTGCAAAAGTTAAGCTGATGaagattcagtcattatccactcaccgtcatgctgatggaaagtttggGTGATGTGttgatagtccataaaacattcctgcagcttcacagcaaaacagagtcgCAGCTTTCTCTTAAACAACTGGAGTAGAaggagatttgttttaaaaacgtAGTAAAACAATGGAAAATATAATAGAAAAACGGCTCCATGCGGCTCGTCTGGGGTAATTAAAGTCTCCTAACACCCTAAGATCCTAAATTGACTTAATTAAAAAGGCGTCTAAATGATTAAACCCTTTTGTAAAGTTGAAATCCCACTGTAGCTGAGCtaaaagtgtttttctctttagttttttagacaagcccccatctacttcagttgttcaggactcaagctccagaaatgtattAAGGATAAAAAACATTCCCAGATTTTCAATCAGCATGATCATTTTGGGTGGGATTTATCCTTTCATGTGAACTTCCACATCAACATAATGTGTTTTAAGCATGATGATGACAGCGCTCAGTCATCGAGGTCCTGGTGATTCTAAATGCTATTTCATAGGCAACATTAttttacataaaagtaatgcatttcaAATAGTTCATTCTCTGTCCTGTGATAAATTATACATCTGACGTGTATTACATGAATGTTAGTATTAAAGAGGATATAGATGCTATGATCTAAGGTGTTATTTATGAAGACTAATGCAGTCTTTAATGATAAAAAGTAATCTCAGTGTGATTACCAGGGAGCCTAAATCAAGAGCAGTGATTCCCACGTTGAGGCAGTGGCTCCAGGGTCCCTGACAGGCTTCCATAGGGTCCCCTACTAATCTGAGAAGGGATTTAATCAGTACCTTTCATTTTATTCAGCTGTGTACAAGATAAAGTGGTTCATTAATTAGCTTGTTGCACTTTCTCAGGCTGTCTGGACCAAATCACCAGATTACACTTTATCTCCTGGAATGCCATCTGATTGGAGTCTGTGGTACACACAGCCGCAACAACGCAGTTTAATACGGATCTATGTAAATACCACTGACTCAACAACTTTTGGAACCTCGGTCCATCCACCTGTCACCAGCACCTGGTGAGAGAGCAGTCaggatgttgttgttgatcCGGATCCGGATCCGCCCAGCCAGGCGTCACAGCACCGACAAGATGGCCGAGAGTACGGGACGAAAGTGagggaggaaacaaaaacactggCGAGCTATCCTTGCCGCAGATGCCAGACCTGTAGAGCTGCCGAGGGGACGACAGAGGAAAGCTAAAAGCTCGGTGGTCGGCTTGGTCAAGACACCGCTGTGTGGGAGACATCTGCGGTATGCAGACAGATCGTCCTCGGAGCCAGCGCGCTGACAGAACGTTTGTCAGGTTGTCTGCGTcggctagctagctagcgagCTAAccatgttagctagctgacaAAACCGTTAGCGAGAGAATACGCTTTCAGAAAGTGACAGTTGGGTAATTTTAAGATACATAATTGTTGCCACTTCTTTGTGTCGTTTGTTGCTGCAGAGAAAGTCCCCTGAGTGGGAAAACTCGGATTTAACCCACCACTTGGCGAGCTGGTTAGCAAAGTAACATTGCGGATTTCTTGTTTGCAGCTACAGCGTTAGCAATAGCGAACGTCTGTTAGCTTGCTCAGCTGTTTTGGATGACTTGGGGTTGTTCCGACACGGGGAAGGTACACCAGCGTGTGTGGAAGGACATTTTCTCTCCACATATAAATACCTGAGACGGTTCTTGGTAGGCCTGTGTCGCCGGGCTGTCCTGGAGGACTGCTAACATTAACCGCAGCGCAACCGGGACTGTAAACATAAGTGAAGCCGACGAGAGCTGCGCGAGGTCGAGGCGCAGATCCAGTCAGCATCACCATGGCCCATTCTCCTGTTCAGGGTAACCTGCCGGGGATGCAGGTAAGCCAAATGTCCTTTCAGTTTACAATAAGTAGTTGAGGTCAGTGCCAGAACAAAATGTTCGCTCTGTGACTCCCTGCTGTGGGCTTGTGCACTGCACACCTACCCAACTCTGTGATTTTTGGGCATCTTTGGACTCGAGTACACCTCGTGAAATCTCATAATCTCGCGGTCGGACGTCGGAAATATTTCACATACCATGATGCACCAAAAGTGTTACATAGTAATGCTGCAACAGGAAGAATAAAAATGCATCCGAGCTGTATTAGTGATGTCCAAATTAGTCCAAGGGACAGACATACGCACTAAACCCAAAATTCCAATATTTTAGGCATGACGTGAAAGCACCCGAGCTCTGTGGGTCCCCTGTACAGTGGAACTATTATGCACACATGAGCCTTGTTCCTGCCTCTGCTGCTATCTTTAGGGTTGTGCCTATAGGGGATAATTGTGTTGGGTAGATAACTAGAGGAGATAACTGTGTTCCTAATGTAAACTGCCTCATGCACCAGATTATATCCCACCCCCCTCCCTGTGCAGGCTTGTTAGCAGATACCTCGGGTTGGGAGCTGAATGCATGCAGAATCAGAATCTGGGGGAGGATGCATCAGAGGCAGACAAACTGCTGGGATTTTGGCACCATTAAAGGCTCCAGTCCATTTAGAGGATAATAACTCAGCTATCTTGtaaagacgttttttttttttttttcccttcctcctGCCAGTCAGGTGGAGAGCGATTGTTCTTAAATTAAACTGCAGGACACAGAGGCAAGTGCAATCAAAGTTTCAGCTTGtcagctggatttttctttactttttctttttttttctttttcttttttttttggttgttttagcAGTAAGGTCTAAATCTACCACTGTAAGCTGTAAATCAGACTACAGAACTCATGTTCCAGTGCCACCCCTCGGTCCCAAACAAGGCATCTTACTGTTAATGAAATATGACTCATCATTTTATTGCATCCTAATCCCCTTTCCATTAGCTGAATCACTCTCAGTTTCTTAAATGTATCACCTCCACGGCACCAAAAAGATCTCTGCTGGTGACATAAGGATCCCTCCTTGCGTAAGGCAGCCGCTTCATTTTTAGCAATCTCAGAACGGGCGTATTGACCCTTTTCTCTGCTCCGAAAAAAGGTCGTAAAAGGaagttgtttttgtcagtgCCTGCTCTTGTGTTTCCCACATAACAGCCTCTGGAGAGTTAAGTCATTTCAGTTCACTTCCTGCAGCGTTCAGTACAAGTGTTtcgggcctttttttttttttttgttctccctCGTTCACCGCTCAGATACACATGCCACCCCAGAAAAGTTGGAAATGGGACTTGTCATTTGATTaactaaacacattttcagcttCTTTTCAAATACCGACGACCGCAACACACTTTGAAATCAGGCAACAGCACCGGGTTTGTCTCTCTTGTCCTTCTAGCCTCAAGAGGAGTTATAATTATGTCCTAAAGCACCAGCGGGCTGTAAAAGTAATAGGATGTTTTTTAAGATTTGTCatcatttttgtcatatttaaaATGATCTGAATAAGAATCTACATGAGATTCAACGCAGGCATCACAAATTCATCATTAATCTTTATAGTCTTAATAAGGTGCCTacgatgatgtgatgatgaccTCCACCTCCTTTTGAAGCCTGCTGTTGGCTCAGTTGGTGCCTGAAGGAGAGTTTTGTGGTTGGACATAATTGTAGGTCTTCCTCCAAAACACTGAGGAATGAACACAGAAGAATCATGCCAAGACTCTGTTAAAACCTACTTTTAGATTCTTTATGGAAACTGGAAAAAAGTCATAGAAATGTTCCGACTCACCCCTCCAAGTTTTGGACCATTGTCAAACAAACGTCGCCAGTacagctgcaacgattagtcagTTGATTAGTGATCACCAgaaaaactattttgataatcagtaaGCTAGTTTTTGTTGGACAGTGTATTGTCTCAGAAGAAAGGACTGAAGAACTAATTTGTAATTCTTCATATTCAGACATTGAATTTAAGAAATGATCAATTAAAAATGCTTCGGCACTTTTGGTAACATTCttatgtaaacaaacatgcaaGTAATCTCAATGCACTATATCGAGGTCAGCAAATATGGGCAATACATATAAATGCGGGAATGTACACATATCAGTACGATGATGAGAAATGTACCATAAATCAATAGCAGAAGTGTCATGACAGGCCTCTTATCATAAACCAATTcctattttttgtcatttttcatgcaAAGATGCCATAAATTTGCTATTTCAGCCTCTCAAGTATAAATATTATATGCTGCTTTAATAGCAGTTTTATATCATTCCAAGTTTAATATATATTGGTTTTGGTCTGTTAGTTGGACAAAACCAATAATTTGAGGGCACACCGTTGGATTCTTAGAAACTGTTTACTGATATCTCATTATGTATTCCAATAATGGACAAAAGAGTCAACAGACAATTAACCCCAAACATGAAGTAGGGCATTGActgaataaataatttaagatgcatattttgtgttatttaaataatttttaacGTGCATGTTATCCGATTGTTACACTCTCTCCCTTCTTATtctcctgtgtctctctctctgtgtacacaaacaaaaggTGTTgcaatgaatgaattaatgtaTCCTGTAAGAATGGCACCCTGCTGGTGTTTCCTATTTACTCCCCGACATTCAGTTCTTTTCAACCGCtccttttatctttttcttttttgcccctttttcctttaaaaaatcCGCCTCCCTTTTCCTCCCCCTGCTTTGTTCCCCCTCTCCCATCAACCGCCAGAATGCCAAAGCTGACCCGGAGGAGCTGTTCACCAAGCTGGAGCGCATTGGCAAGGGTTCGTTTGGCGAGGTGTTCAAAGGCATCGACAATCGCACCCAGAAAGTGGTGGCCATCAAGATCATAGACCTGGAGGAAGCGGAGGACGAGATCGAAGACATTCAGCAGGAGATCACGGTGCTGAGTCAGTGCGACAGCCCCTTCGTCACCAAGTACTACGGCTCGTACCTGAAGGTTTGTTACCAAAAGGTTAAAGTCGACAAAATGTGCTCggtccgttttttttttgtgcatcaaACCTCCGAGTGAACAAATGGGATGCGACATGAAAGgatctctcttcctctacccACCTTTTCCCCGAATAATCCTGAATTAAAAAGGGATTAGCTTCAGACGGCTTCAGACACCCACCAAGCCCTTATTAGTGTCATCATGACTTGTTTAGGAATGCACCTGGCTCTTGACGCCTCACAATAAGCCAGTCACCACCTTTTATTAACCAGCTTTGAAGTGCACCATAGTCTCTAACAACCcctgtcttcctctgtctccGCTCTTCCAGGACACTAAGTTATGGATCATTATGGAGTATTTGGGCGGCGGCTCCGCATTAGATCTGGTAAGTGATtcctgctttatgtttttgtcgcACTGAGCTCCGTATTGTCTCCCTGATTACCccaaaaagacaagaaaacatCAGTGTTTTCCCAGAAAATTGGTTTGCGGAGGAGGGAAACACTTCTTGCCAACTGCCTCAATACAGcgagaaaaacaacatattacaataacaacacaatacacTGCTATCTGACGCTTACTCAGTATTGTTTGATTCATCTGCGTCTTTTTTGTTACTAACATAAACCATCTCAATTCATATCAATGATAAACAGAGGCAGTGACGCACTCGATAACTTTGGCGCGGACTAATTTTAATAACCCTTTATAAACACGTGTGCTTCATGTAAATAATGCAGTTAGTAGCTTGGAGGAGCTCCAGTAAGGGCCGGTTAGAAGTAGCATAAGCTGCTAAGATTAGCGTTACTCATGTTAACAGCACTCTGCCAGCCCACACATCAGCTCCTCAATTTGAAGACTGCAAGCGCGAGGATTCCTCTCGCGTTTTGGTCCGTCTTTTCAGCCGTACTATTTTGCTTGCATCACGACATGCTGCTCTAATTGATTACTGCAAAAGTAAATCTGCTGTAAGTGATATTTCTTTAATCCAATAAGGACGGACAACTCGATACAGAGGCGGGACTGTCTGCTCATGAATGGGCAGAGAGCGtgtggtgacgtagagaggagggagggcatcgctaactgcaaaacagacaggaagtcagctaaaACGGCCAGaagatttacagcagcttttaATGAACATGCGTCACCTGCTGAATCTGTATCTTGTATCTGTGTCTGGTATCCGTGCGATGATGGTTGAATGGTCTCCTCAATTATTCATTACTTGACTTTTGCTGTATAAAACGTGTCAGGAAACGTTGAGCTGTGCTTTTTCCTCTTCCCTTTTCCCTTTGTTTAGATTTGGGGATATCAGCTCAGGCACACCCAAATGTAATCAAGTTCTGGtgctcaaagtgccaaaaaCTCTCCCTCACCTCCTCAGCTTTCTGTCTGAGTCGAAGGACACGGTTAATCCCAATCATCCATAATTCCTTTTTTAAAGAGGGCTCAATAATGTTTTTTCAAACAGCGGGTCACTGTAGTTTTTTGCAGTTATTACTCAAACAGGAAGAAATTGcacatttgttggggactatatTCAGTGGCGGATGAATCCCTTGTTGGTGTGGGTGCTTTCATGAGATGTCAATCAAAAAGTTTATATATCACCGCACTTACTCTTAAATGTTCTTTTAGGCGAGTTGCTCCTTTAATTCATAATCAAAGTAGTGTTTCTGCCCGTAGAGAAGTTACTCCTCGCTAGTGCTCTGCTGTCATCCGTAGTTTTGAcctggtttgtgtttgtttgccctTCTGAAGATGGAGCCCGGAGCTCTGGACGAGACCCAGATCGCTACGATCCTGAGAGAGATCCTCAAGGGCCTCGAGTACCTGCACTCTGAGAAGAAGATCCACAGGGATATCAAAGGTAGCTGACCGACTGAGAGTGCTGCTATTAGAGGAAGCAGGTTTCAGCTGACTAAATGGCAtcagtgtgcacacacaaatatcacatAGCACGTTAATGGTATTGACGTCCACTTACGGTTTCATTCATTATATAGTTCACATTTCCCCGGGGGGAATCGAGATGAACGCTGCGGCGGCCGGCTAAAAGGCTTCTCACCGTCGTTCCCTCTTTATTAAATAAATTGCCGCCGCAGATAATAAACGGCATTGACAGAAGTGTCTGATGATGCGGCACAGCCTCTCACTCACGCCAACCGCCCATCTGTCCTCCCTTCTCCACAGCTGCCAACGTGCTGCTGTCCGAGCAAGGAGAGGTGAAGCTGGCAGATTTCGGTGTGGCGGGTCAGCTCACCGACACCCAGATCAAACGCAACACCTTTGTTGGCACGCCCTTCTGGATGGCCCCCGAGGTCATCAAACAGTCGGCCTATGACTCCAAGGTAAGGTTGTTGTTATACTCGACACTCgttgttatattattatttatttaagctGTGCATTCTTGCGACATTGATTTGCATGTCTCTTGTCAAATACCAGTTAGCTTTCAAACAGTGCTAACAGCTACAGTACCACTTTAAAACAGGGTAAACATATCATATTCACCAGAGCTATTAATGGTGTTAATAAATCCAAATTAAGGTTCTCTAActccatgttttacattctaTAGTAAGGTCTTGCTCATAACTAATACAGTATTAGAACCTTTGTAAGTTGATAATTGTCAAACTACAAATATATTCATTAGAAAAGACCGTACTTTTAAAGAGTTATAATGCCCAAAGCATATGATCATAATTCATGTTCAGCATCCTTACTTATTTGAGTAAGAAGACATTAAAAAGTGCTAATAAAGAGCCAGTATGCTATTGATATTCAGCTAATAAGAACCTAATTAATGGTTAATATGTGTTCCCTAATATGAAGTGTCACCATAGCTAATACTGTTGGACTGCGCCCTGTTCAAATTGTGTGAACATCACAGTGGTGTCGACGCTGAAGTGACAAACAGCCGGAAGCTGTTGGCTTCCTATGTACTTTATGTTTTTTGACACTTCTAATGGTGTAATGCAGTGAAACAGTTAAATAGGTCATCTGTTCTCTACAATGAAGATGAATTGAACTGGTCTGGTAATAGTTTATTTTGGTTAAGTAAAATATGTATTAgcatttgaaaattaaaataaagtctAACAACATTCTGCAGTGGTGCGCCTAAATAAAAGAGTTTGGCacaccagtgcaaccagtgtaacaaaaaaaaaactagggTGGAGTCCTGGTAATACAGAAGTCAGAAAGTACTGTCTGAATTGTGTTTTTGAATCGTACAAGTCAGAATGGGTCAGAGCTAAACTGGAAGGAAAGACTAGAAAAGCACAGAAAGTTGATGAATGGACGTTTCCCCCTCTGCTGCAGAGAGTTTCttcactgtttttttccatcttctaccgcacaagtaaaaaaaactagCAAGCCAACCAAAAAGTTTGCACTCCCTCATAGTGAACAGCTTTTTCATTATCTTTCTTAAACGCTCGACGTATTCAGCTAGCTAATGAGACGTGCTTTAGGTATCTGTTTAGCTCAGTTCCCGTCACTGCCACATTTGACAGTTTTTCCCTGCAGATGAAGTATTCAGCTGCGGGACAACCGCCGCTACCACAGccacctccctcccctccacaaAAAGTCAGAATAAACCAGGCAGCTTTCACCCTGAGGGCTGAAATGTAGCAGCATTTCTTTCCTTTCAGCTCTATTTCCAGTGACAAATCTTTCCAGGAAAAAAGCATGTCGCGTTGCCATGACAACAGGCAGCTGTGTGTTGTCGTCAGCAGTCTCAGCTGCTGCATAATTGATAATGTTTTTAATACGCTTCTCCCGTTATGATGCTTTAAAACGTGATATAAAGAAAGCAGTTGTAAACATCAAACTCCTACAAATCAGACAacatatttgcaaaaaaaaaacacctctacACGGCACCTTTAAGACACCCCAGGGTGCAGTAACACCCACTTTAGGAGCCACTGATTTTAAGTATGTGCTTCTCTGTCGAGCTGCAGTCACTTCTGGCAGCCTGTGACTGACTTTTAGTATGAAGTCAGTCTAGTGTTTGGCTGCTTCCCTTCACTTCCAGCTATTTTGAGCCCAGTTTTTGGCCGCTGCACCCTCCTCTGGTGAAAGGTCAGGGACTTCTGAAGAGGTTGTGATTCATTTGCTGCACTTACAGTAAGTGCATCTCAGCAGAATCTGTTTTTTTAGAACACTAGAATTAAAAAGCAATGTAGAAAAAGTACCGAAAGTTTGAGGAAGGTCAAAGCTGCATGCAAACGAGGTGTTGGATTAACTGTGGAGGGAGGGGATATTAGCAGCTCTGACTGTTGGGTAGAAGgttttttgtattaatatgaTGTGTCTGGGTGTGCGCTCCAGGCGGATATCTGGTCTCTGGGCATCACAGCCATCGAGCTGACGAAAGGCGAGCCGCCTCACTCGGAGCTCCACCCCATGAAGGTTTTATTCCTCATCCCAAAGAACAACCCGCCCACGCTGGAGGGCAACTACAGCAAACCGCTCAAGGAGTTCATCGAGGCCTGCCTCAACAAAGAGCCCAGTTTTGTaagttttttttcctatttggGGATTAACTTTTCGACAACTTTTTCGGTGTGCTTCTCATGCCCATCTCTTCGATTCCACAGAGGCCAACTGCCAAAGAGCTGCTGAAGCATAAGCTGATCGTCCGCCATGCGAAGAAGACCTCCTACCTGACTGAGCTGGTGGACAAGTACAAGAGGTGGAAGGCAGAGCAGTCGAGAACCACAGAGTCCAGTTCTGATGAGTCTGACTCGTAAGTCTGAAACTATCCTCCCAACTTCAGATAGAATACACTATTTGcatctctttttattttcactgcatGCTATTACGCCAGCAGCTCTTTTCTCTCCTATCTGTGCTAAAGTAAATTTGACACCAACACATCCTGCAGAGCGAGAGAATCGTCCTCCGAGCCCTGTTTTCCTCCCACATCAGTTACAATGAGCTTTAAGCACTTAACATGCATGACTTCATTACTCATCCTGGTAAATTTGAAAATATCTTTTTCATATCTGTCCGATCAGAGAGCAGGATGGCCAGGCGTCGGGCGGGAACGACTTTGGCAGCGACGACTGGATCTTCACCATCCGGGAGAAGGACCCCAAGAAGCTGCAGAACGGGGAGGGGCAGTCGGGGGCAACAGACCAGGTGAGACGACTTATTCTTTAGGTGATTAACAGTTTCCAAAAGCCATCATCTCCCTTCTGAGTGAATGATTTTGCAGATATTGTGCACTATTTCTCAAGCACTAACCCACGATGGCATAATGT encodes the following:
- the stk24b gene encoding serine/threonine-protein kinase 24, with protein sequence MAHSPVQGNLPGMQNAKADPEELFTKLERIGKGSFGEVFKGIDNRTQKVVAIKIIDLEEAEDEIEDIQQEITVLSQCDSPFVTKYYGSYLKDTKLWIIMEYLGGGSALDLMEPGALDETQIATILREILKGLEYLHSEKKIHRDIKAANVLLSEQGEVKLADFGVAGQLTDTQIKRNTFVGTPFWMAPEVIKQSAYDSKADIWSLGITAIELTKGEPPHSELHPMKVLFLIPKNNPPTLEGNYSKPLKEFIEACLNKEPSFRPTAKELLKHKLIVRHAKKTSYLTELVDKYKRWKAEQSRTTESSSDESDSEQDGQASGGNDFGSDDWIFTIREKDPKKLQNGEGQSGATDQTKDIPKRPYSQSLATVISPALAELKARQEQVNGNPMVLDELREAILMAEEAFPGISDSLVAHMVHRLQSFSTSRTSSSSP